A section of the Terriglobia bacterium genome encodes:
- a CDS encoding sigma-54 dependent transcriptional regulator codes for MKTPDSATPRILIADDQPDVREALRLMLKGEEYAIEAVPSPERVLAALEEQDFDVLLMDLNYTRDTTSGEEGLELLSQVQKLDSMLPVVVMTAWGSVELAVQAMRRGARDFIQKPWENARLLTILRTQIELGQALRREQRLEAENRLLRAQGSPTLIAKSAVMQPILQLIARVGPSDANVLITGEHGTGKEVIARTLHALSPRASTPMVIVNAGGLSEGVFESELFGHVKGAFTDAKMDRVGRFELADKGTLFLDEIANVPLNQQAKLLRVLETGEMERVGSSKTRRVDVRLISATNADIVAEVSSGRFREDLLFRLNTVEIHLPPLRERREDIPLLAMHFLRQYSERYRKTVNGFDGAALQVIKDHPWPGNVREMDHAVERSVLLAQGNLVKASDLGLRQIRESTSRLEEMSLEEVECLLIRKALSRFDGNVSQAAQALGLSRSGLYRRLQKYGL; via the coding sequence ATGAAAACTCCCGACTCAGCCACGCCTCGCATCCTTATTGCAGACGACCAGCCCGATGTGCGTGAAGCGCTTCGTCTCATGCTCAAGGGTGAGGAATATGCAATTGAAGCGGTTCCTTCACCGGAGCGGGTTCTCGCCGCTCTGGAAGAACAGGATTTCGATGTCCTATTGATGGATCTCAATTACACGCGCGACACCACTTCAGGAGAGGAGGGCCTCGAGTTGTTGTCGCAAGTCCAGAAACTGGACAGCATGCTCCCGGTGGTCGTGATGACGGCGTGGGGAAGTGTTGAGTTGGCCGTGCAGGCAATGCGACGGGGGGCGCGGGACTTTATTCAGAAGCCTTGGGAGAATGCCCGCCTGCTAACGATTCTACGAACGCAGATCGAGTTGGGTCAGGCGCTTCGCCGAGAGCAGCGGCTGGAAGCAGAGAACCGTCTCCTGCGGGCCCAGGGCAGCCCCACCTTAATCGCTAAGTCCGCAGTCATGCAGCCCATCCTCCAGCTTATTGCGCGGGTGGGTCCCTCGGACGCCAATGTGCTTATTACCGGTGAGCACGGGACGGGAAAGGAGGTCATCGCCCGAACACTGCATGCCCTCTCCCCCCGCGCCTCCACCCCAATGGTCATCGTCAACGCAGGTGGACTCTCCGAAGGAGTGTTTGAGAGTGAACTCTTCGGCCATGTCAAAGGGGCCTTCACGGATGCCAAAATGGACCGGGTCGGCCGCTTTGAGTTGGCGGACAAAGGGACCCTCTTTCTGGATGAGATTGCCAATGTCCCTCTCAACCAGCAGGCGAAACTTTTGCGCGTGCTGGAAACCGGCGAAATGGAGCGGGTGGGATCTTCGAAGACCCGTCGTGTGGATGTCCGTCTCATTTCGGCGACGAATGCAGATATCGTCGCGGAGGTTTCCTCAGGCCGATTTCGTGAAGACTTGCTCTTCCGATTGAATACGGTCGAGATCCATCTCCCACCTCTCCGGGAGCGCCGCGAGGACATTCCTTTGTTAGCCATGCATTTTCTCCGGCAGTATTCCGAGCGTTACCGCAAGACCGTCAATGGTTTTGATGGAGCAGCCCTGCAAGTCATCAAGGACCACCCTTGGCCGGGAAATGTGAGGGAGATGGATCATGCGGTGGAACGGTCAGTGCTGCTCGCCCAGGGAAATCTGGTCAAAGCGAGTGATCTGGGCCTCCGCCAAATCCGCGAAAGCACCTCTCGCCTGGAGGAAATGAGTTTGGAAGAAGTGGAGTGTCTGCTGATCCGGAAGGCCCTGAGCCGATTCGACGGGAACGTGAGTCAGGCCGCACAGGCATTGGGTTTGAGCCGGAGCGGATTGTACCGGAGACTCCAGAAGTATGGATTGTGA
- a CDS encoding PAS domain-containing sensor histidine kinase, with product MSSPPRFRDRFRLSLEQRLFVMALMAGFPAALVSLILLWKGDYTSKVQWTLMVVILGFWWGFAYALRGRVVIPLQTLSNLLAALREGDYSIRARSSKHEDSLGEVILEVNSLGETLREQRLGALEATTLLRTVMAEIDVSIFAFDERQRLKLVNRAGERLLAQPAERLLDRTAEELGLADCLQGEDIQTLQKSFPGGEGRWGVRRNAIREKGLPNHLLVISDLSRALREEERQAWQRLVRVLGHELNNSLAPIKSMAGTLENLILRDPLPQDWQEDTRRGLSVIGSRAEALSRFMGSYARLARLPPPKFQPVEVGPWIRRVVGLETRLNVTLQPGPELTIQADSDQLEQLMINLVRNAVDASLETGGGVQAGWKKKGNYIEVWVVDEGPGLSNTANLFVPFFTTKPGGSGIGLVLSRQIAEAHDGSLTLRNRPASRGCEARLLLPR from the coding sequence ATGAGTTCACCCCCACGATTCCGCGATCGATTCCGATTGAGCCTGGAACAGCGCCTCTTCGTCATGGCGTTGATGGCCGGATTCCCGGCGGCCCTGGTCTCGCTCATCCTCCTCTGGAAGGGAGATTACACCTCGAAGGTCCAATGGACTCTGATGGTGGTAATCCTCGGATTCTGGTGGGGCTTCGCCTATGCGCTCCGGGGGCGTGTTGTCATTCCATTGCAGACTCTTTCAAATTTACTGGCAGCCCTGCGTGAAGGAGATTACTCCATTCGGGCGCGCAGCTCGAAGCACGAGGACAGCCTGGGAGAAGTCATCCTGGAAGTAAATTCTCTCGGTGAAACCTTGCGAGAGCAACGTCTCGGGGCTTTGGAGGCCACCACGCTGCTTCGAACCGTGATGGCGGAAATCGACGTCTCCATTTTTGCTTTTGACGAAAGGCAGAGACTGAAGTTGGTGAACCGGGCGGGAGAGCGGCTTCTGGCACAGCCGGCGGAAAGACTCCTGGATCGTACGGCCGAGGAGTTGGGACTGGCCGACTGCCTCCAGGGCGAGGACATTCAAACGCTTCAAAAGTCGTTCCCGGGTGGCGAAGGCCGATGGGGAGTCCGTCGTAACGCCATCCGTGAGAAAGGGCTGCCCAATCACCTGCTGGTGATTTCGGATTTAAGCCGTGCCTTGCGCGAGGAAGAGCGGCAGGCGTGGCAACGCCTTGTGCGGGTCCTGGGTCATGAACTGAATAACTCCCTGGCGCCCATTAAGTCAATGGCTGGAACGCTTGAGAATCTGATCCTTCGGGATCCACTCCCGCAGGACTGGCAGGAAGACACACGGAGAGGCCTCAGCGTGATCGGCTCGCGAGCCGAGGCGTTGAGCCGCTTCATGGGAAGCTATGCCCGTCTGGCCCGGCTTCCTCCACCGAAGTTTCAGCCGGTGGAGGTAGGCCCCTGGATACGAAGGGTCGTCGGGCTGGAAACCCGCCTCAATGTCACCCTTCAACCCGGGCCCGAATTGACCATCCAGGCTGACAGCGATCAACTGGAGCAGTTGATGATCAATCTCGTCCGGAATGCCGTTGACGCATCCCTGGAAACAGGGGGAGGAGTCCAGGCGGGCTGGAAGAAGAAGGGGAATTACATCGAGGTGTGGGTCGTCGATGAAGGCCCTGGCCTCTCGAATACGGCGAATCTGTTCGTCCCCTTCTTTACAACCAAGCCCGGAGGTTCAGGAATCGGACTGGTTTTGAGCCGTCAGATCGCTGAGGCTCACGACGGCAGCCTTACTCTCCGGAACCGCCCCGCGAGTCGTGGTTGCGAGGCTCGGCTTCTTTTGCCACGATGA
- a CDS encoding lipid-binding SYLF domain-containing protein, with translation MKKALVAGVVLCLGIAVAVPAVAKEGEKEEDRLEECGQVLKEVLDVPEDIPQDLLDKAECVVIVPSTKKLAIGIGGSYGRGAMSCRTGSNFTGPWSPPALYALEGGSIGFQLGGQETDFVLLIMNPRGVSSLLRSKVKIGADASAAAGPKGRNATADTDVALRAEILTYSRSRGLFAGISLAGSTLRQDSTANLRVYQKDVSARDIVRKGVVKTPQAGQLMVDVLNKRSPKNLSDPNSLKE, from the coding sequence ATGAAAAAGGCCCTGGTGGCTGGTGTTGTGTTGTGTCTGGGAATTGCCGTGGCTGTGCCGGCTGTGGCGAAAGAAGGTGAAAAGGAAGAGGATCGACTGGAGGAATGCGGTCAGGTGTTGAAGGAGGTTTTAGATGTCCCTGAGGATATCCCCCAGGATCTTCTCGACAAGGCGGAATGCGTGGTGATTGTCCCTTCCACCAAGAAGTTGGCAATTGGAATTGGCGGCAGCTACGGTCGCGGGGCCATGTCATGCCGCACCGGATCGAATTTCACGGGCCCTTGGAGTCCGCCGGCCCTCTATGCGTTGGAGGGTGGGAGCATCGGCTTCCAGCTGGGCGGGCAGGAAACTGACTTTGTACTGCTGATCATGAACCCTCGCGGCGTGTCGTCCCTTTTGAGAAGCAAGGTGAAAATCGGCGCGGACGCCTCTGCAGCGGCAGGTCCAAAAGGACGCAACGCGACCGCCGATACCGACGTCGCCCTGCGTGCGGAAATTCTGACGTATTCGCGTTCACGCGGCCTGTTCGCGGGTATCTCACTCGCGGGCTCCACATTGAGGCAGGATAGCACCGCCAACCTCCGGGTCTATCAAAAAGACGTCAGCGCGCGGGACATCGTTCGCAAGGGAGTCGTCAAGACGCCTCAGGCCGGGCAATTGATGGTCGATGTGTTGAACAAGCGCTCTCCCAAGAACCTATCTGACCCGAATTCGCTCAAAGAATAA
- a CDS encoding secondary thiamine-phosphate synthase enzyme YjbQ, protein MIYSETLSLNTKGLNDILDITGQVVAIVNRSAMKEGLVTVFCPGSTGSITTIEFESGVLEDLKRALERIVPSDIPYDHNKRWGDDNGFSHVRAALMKPSLSIPLSQGSLALGTWQQVVFIDFDNRRRQRNIVVQVMGD, encoded by the coding sequence ATGATCTACTCCGAGACTCTTTCGCTGAATACCAAAGGACTTAACGATATCCTGGATATCACCGGCCAGGTGGTCGCGATTGTGAACCGGTCGGCGATGAAAGAGGGGCTGGTCACGGTCTTTTGCCCTGGCTCCACGGGTTCCATCACTACCATTGAATTCGAATCGGGGGTCCTGGAGGACTTAAAGCGTGCCCTGGAGCGGATCGTCCCTTCCGATATTCCCTATGACCACAACAAACGATGGGGCGACGACAACGGTTTTTCCCATGTCAGGGCGGCCCTGATGAAGCCTTCGCTTTCAATTCCGTTGAGCCAAGGGAGTCTCGCGTTGGGAACCTGGCAGCAAGTGGTTTTCATCGATTTTGACAATCGAAGAAGGCAGCGCAACATCGTTGTGCAGGTGATGGGGGATTGA
- a CDS encoding sigma 54-interacting transcriptional regulator: protein MSSVEQKYRAFLEMTTATVSKLDPDGVFHAAVKSLRRLVDLNYAAVLIPDPDEDGFQIQMLEIDAPSAVLTRYVKVPRKGSIAGWVYDHRESIVIPDFGKAEQFTLSATKLMQGGLRSGCAVPLVVRDRVAGILSIASRRVNAYSPEDRTLFEEVSRIVALAYDNATTYEQLKRVSRKLEQDNFALQEKVRLERQHQLILEVNNAIASHLNREELFRSLFRALHRYVSFDAASVVLVEEAKQVVRLFVVLSADEPRHIQLGGVHHPPTEADDFNVFEPQLEFPLEDDTLGQYLMQHKDIVLISDLRTGPRFKWFTDIYLKEGFLSVLIVPLIVQEKLLGGFNLASREAHHFDNTDRGFLRQVAKQVAVALRNVLAYEEITRLKNQLKEENVYLQEEIKTEQNFEEIVGQSRQLRKILRGVERVAKTDSTVLITGETGTGKELIARAIHDLSPRKERAFVRVNCAAIPMGLIESELFGHEKGAFTGAITRKNGRFELADGGSIFLDEIGEVPKDVQSKLLRVLQEHEFERVGGIKTLKVDVRIVAATNRDLTAMVQSGEFRQDLYYRLNIFPLHLPPLRDRRDDIVPLVHYFVHRHSLRFNKDITKISAKAIEALQQYPWPGNIRELENVIERGVILCEGDTLELKHVATALSIAEGVPTKARTLEDFEREHILRTLEETGGVIGGPHGAARRLGINRTTLNSRMQKLGIRRSGGPRQFTSVSSMESL from the coding sequence ATGAGTTCAGTAGAACAAAAATACCGGGCTTTTCTCGAAATGACAACGGCCACCGTGTCAAAACTTGATCCGGACGGCGTGTTTCATGCTGCGGTCAAATCGCTGCGTCGCCTCGTGGATCTCAATTATGCGGCGGTGCTCATCCCGGATCCCGATGAAGACGGCTTTCAGATTCAGATGTTGGAGATCGATGCCCCTAGCGCGGTGTTGACCAGATACGTGAAGGTCCCGCGCAAGGGGAGCATTGCCGGCTGGGTTTATGACCACCGCGAATCCATAGTGATCCCCGATTTTGGGAAAGCCGAGCAGTTCACGCTGAGTGCAACGAAGCTGATGCAGGGCGGATTGCGTTCGGGATGTGCGGTCCCCCTGGTGGTCAGGGACCGTGTCGCGGGCATCCTTTCGATTGCCAGCCGTCGTGTGAATGCGTATTCCCCTGAAGACCGGACGTTGTTTGAAGAGGTGTCTCGGATCGTGGCCCTGGCCTACGACAACGCGACCACTTATGAGCAGTTGAAACGGGTGTCACGAAAACTCGAGCAAGACAATTTTGCCTTGCAGGAAAAAGTGCGCCTCGAACGACAGCACCAGCTGATTCTCGAGGTCAACAATGCGATCGCGTCACACCTCAACCGGGAAGAGTTGTTTCGCTCCCTGTTTCGTGCCTTGCACCGCTATGTCTCGTTTGATGCCGCTTCGGTAGTGCTGGTGGAGGAGGCCAAACAAGTGGTCCGGTTGTTTGTGGTGCTTTCCGCTGACGAGCCCAGGCACATCCAGTTGGGGGGAGTCCACCACCCGCCTACCGAGGCGGATGACTTCAATGTGTTTGAACCTCAACTGGAATTCCCTTTAGAAGATGATACCCTGGGTCAATACCTGATGCAGCACAAGGACATTGTCCTGATCAGTGACCTGCGGACCGGCCCACGATTCAAGTGGTTTACGGACATCTATTTGAAGGAAGGGTTTCTCTCCGTTCTCATTGTCCCGCTGATTGTCCAGGAAAAACTACTCGGGGGATTCAATCTTGCCAGTCGGGAGGCCCACCATTTTGACAATACGGATCGGGGCTTCTTAAGGCAGGTGGCCAAGCAGGTCGCCGTCGCCCTCCGCAACGTGTTGGCTTACGAGGAAATCACGCGGTTGAAGAATCAGCTCAAAGAGGAAAATGTATATTTGCAGGAGGAGATCAAGACGGAGCAGAATTTTGAAGAAATTGTGGGGCAAAGCCGCCAGCTTCGCAAGATCCTCCGCGGCGTCGAACGCGTCGCGAAGACGGATTCCACCGTCCTGATCACAGGGGAAACGGGAACCGGCAAGGAACTCATTGCGCGGGCGATCCATGACCTCAGCCCGCGGAAGGAGCGTGCCTTTGTGCGGGTCAATTGCGCCGCCATCCCGATGGGATTGATCGAGAGCGAGCTGTTCGGACATGAGAAAGGGGCCTTTACGGGCGCCATCACCCGCAAGAATGGCCGCTTCGAGTTAGCGGACGGGGGGTCAATTTTTCTGGATGAGATCGGGGAAGTTCCCAAGGACGTTCAGTCCAAGCTGCTGCGAGTTTTGCAGGAGCACGAGTTCGAACGCGTCGGGGGCATAAAGACCCTCAAGGTGGATGTACGCATCGTCGCGGCCACAAACCGGGATTTGACGGCCATGGTTCAAAGCGGCGAATTCCGCCAGGACCTGTACTACCGTTTGAACATCTTTCCGCTGCACCTGCCGCCCCTCAGAGATCGCCGGGATGACATCGTTCCCCTGGTTCACTACTTTGTACATCGGCACTCGTTGAGATTCAACAAAGACATCACAAAGATCTCGGCGAAAGCCATCGAGGCCCTCCAGCAATATCCTTGGCCAGGAAATATCCGCGAGTTGGAAAACGTCATTGAACGGGGAGTGATCTTGTGCGAGGGGGATACCCTGGAATTGAAGCATGTCGCCACGGCCCTGTCCATTGCCGAGGGGGTACCCACGAAGGCGAGAACACTGGAGGATTTCGAACGCGAGCACATTCTCCGTACCCTGGAGGAGACCGGTGGAGTGATCGGCGGGCCCCACGGAGCCGCTCGACGCCTGGGGATCAACCGGACGACCCTGAACTCCCGCATGCAAAAGCTCGGGATCCGACGATCGGGAGGCCCGCGCCAGTTTACGTCAGTCTCCTCCATGGAATCCCTATGA
- a CDS encoding ornithine cyclodeaminase family protein translates to MALLLRESDVERLLDMPTALASVERAFVELGHGRAMNLPRARIHQKHGGLNLMVAGLPAFGVIGFKAYTWFTSGSKFLVNLYHSETGELLAIIEADRMGQMRTGAASGIATKWMAREEAANVGIFGTGYQAQTQLQAVCAVRKIRRVRAFSRKTDRRQAFCKTMEAALKIEVQPVTEARSVVEGSDIIITATMATEPLFDGDWLGEGAHLNVIGGNSPLRAEVDTTTVLRSDRIVVDSLDQAKMEAGEFQRCVERGLMYWEKVGELGWVVTGRSKGRETNGEITFFKSLGIALEDLAVGATVYERALEQKIGERILD, encoded by the coding sequence GTGGCGCTGCTTTTGCGGGAATCCGATGTGGAGCGATTGCTGGACATGCCGACGGCCCTGGCCTCGGTGGAGCGTGCCTTTGTGGAGTTGGGGCATGGCCGCGCCATGAATCTGCCCCGCGCCCGCATCCATCAAAAACATGGCGGGTTGAATCTGATGGTGGCTGGACTTCCCGCGTTCGGAGTCATCGGTTTCAAGGCATACACCTGGTTCACTTCTGGTTCAAAGTTCCTGGTCAACCTCTACCATTCAGAAACCGGTGAGTTGCTGGCGATTATCGAGGCAGACCGCATGGGGCAGATGCGGACCGGCGCGGCCAGCGGGATTGCCACGAAATGGATGGCACGGGAAGAGGCCGCCAACGTCGGGATTTTCGGGACGGGATACCAGGCCCAAACCCAATTGCAGGCCGTATGTGCTGTAAGAAAAATCAGACGTGTCAGGGCGTTCTCCCGAAAGACCGATCGAAGGCAGGCTTTCTGCAAGACGATGGAGGCAGCGCTGAAAATTGAAGTCCAGCCTGTTACTGAGGCGAGGTCTGTCGTCGAGGGTTCGGACATCATCATTACTGCCACAATGGCAACAGAACCGCTCTTCGACGGGGACTGGCTCGGCGAGGGGGCGCATCTCAATGTGATCGGGGGAAATTCCCCGCTTCGCGCTGAGGTGGATACAACCACGGTCCTGCGATCGGACCGGATTGTCGTTGATTCCCTCGATCAGGCCAAAATGGAAGCAGGAGAATTCCAAAGATGCGTGGAACGCGGTCTGATGTACTGGGAGAAGGTGGGGGAACTGGGCTGGGTCGTGACCGGGAGATCAAAGGGCCGGGAAACGAATGGTGAGATTACATTCTTTAAGTCCCTCGGGATCGCGCTGGAAGATCTTGCCGTCGGCGCGACAGTCTATGAGAGGGCACTGGAGCAGAAAATAGGGGAGAGGATTCTCGATTGA
- a CDS encoding twin-arginine translocase TatA/TatE family subunit → MGEGLFQPMHLLVILVIAIFVFGPKKLPELGKSLGEGIKGFKDAMNGGLSAEDTKYKEAPKQIEEKSSAEK, encoded by the coding sequence ATGGGAGAAGGCTTATTTCAGCCGATGCATTTGCTGGTTATCCTGGTCATTGCGATCTTCGTCTTTGGCCCCAAGAAATTACCGGAGTTGGGAAAGAGCCTGGGAGAAGGGATTAAGGGCTTCAAAGATGCAATGAACGGAGGGCTTTCCGCTGAAGATACGAAATACAAGGAAGCCCCCAAGCAGATTGAAGAGAAGTCGTCGGCGGAGAAATAG
- a CDS encoding tetratricopeptide repeat protein, with protein sequence MMRRFSPSLVTVSILSFLFVVFLQAQEVRNQDVPEVRGIKTPLGQRPLVPLSPQEIFKRVSPSVMVVESLEAKGSVAAFGSGVIIATGRVVTNRHVIENGVSFRVGHAGKTWPARLVKVDADHDLAELSVAGLAAPAVQVRDSSTLAVGEKVYAIGAPQGLELTISEGLISGLRDFDKDRVIQTSAAISPGSSGGGLFDAEGQLVGITTFYLKEGQSLNFALPGEWTLALDRQPATAAPAARGNSPAFQCFVWLVKGYEAQKAGKYEEAVSAYREAIRLKPDFAVEWYNLGVSYFNLGQYEKAISALQEAIRLRPGDADAWYNLGTTYGRLRQYDKAIDALQEAIRLKSDHAEAWYNLGTFYGSLGQYEKAISALQEAIRLKPDDADPWVNLGTFYSSLGQYDEEVSALQEAIRLKPDHADTWYNLGTAYGSHGQYDKEVSALREAIRLKPDHADAWVNLGTAYRRLGQFDKAISATQDAIRLKPDDAEAWYNLGLYYNQNGQRSDVVKVYEKLKTLDPKTADKFFQKVVLP encoded by the coding sequence ATGATGCGTCGATTCTCACCTTCTTTGGTAACAGTCTCAATTTTATCCTTCCTTTTTGTCGTTTTTCTCCAAGCACAGGAGGTTCGCAACCAAGACGTCCCCGAAGTGCGAGGTATTAAGACGCCTCTAGGCCAGCGTCCTCTTGTGCCGCTCTCGCCGCAGGAAATCTTCAAGCGTGTCTCCCCTTCCGTGATGGTGGTTGAGTCGCTCGAAGCGAAGGGTTCAGTCGCGGCCTTCGGCAGCGGAGTGATTATCGCGACGGGGCGCGTTGTGACGAACCGCCATGTTATCGAGAATGGCGTGAGCTTCAGGGTCGGTCATGCCGGAAAGACGTGGCCTGCCCGGCTCGTGAAGGTTGATGCCGACCATGACCTGGCGGAGCTTTCCGTCGCTGGGCTCGCTGCCCCTGCTGTTCAAGTTCGTGATTCTTCTACGCTCGCTGTGGGTGAGAAGGTTTATGCTATTGGCGCGCCGCAGGGTCTGGAGCTGACCATTTCAGAAGGTCTGATTTCCGGCTTGCGAGATTTCGATAAAGACCGGGTGATTCAGACTTCAGCCGCCATTTCCCCCGGATCAAGTGGCGGCGGACTGTTTGACGCTGAAGGACAGCTGGTAGGCATTACCACGTTTTATCTTAAAGAGGGCCAGAGCTTGAATTTTGCCCTGCCGGGCGAGTGGACGCTGGCGCTCGACCGCCAACCTGCAACCGCCGCGCCCGCCGCTCGCGGTAACAGTCCCGCCTTCCAGTGCTTCGTGTGGCTCGTGAAGGGGTACGAAGCCCAAAAGGCGGGCAAATACGAGGAGGCGGTCAGCGCTTACCGAGAAGCCATCCGACTGAAACCGGACTTTGCAGTGGAATGGTATAACTTGGGAGTATCTTACTTTAACCTTGGACAATATGAGAAGGCGATTAGCGCCTTGCAGGAAGCCATTCGCCTGAGACCGGGCGATGCAGACGCGTGGTACAACTTGGGCACTACCTACGGCCGCCTTAGACAATACGACAAGGCAATTGATGCCTTGCAGGAAGCCATCCGGTTAAAATCGGACCATGCAGAGGCGTGGTACAACCTGGGCACTTTCTACGGCAGTCTTGGACAATATGAGAAGGCGATCAGCGCCTTGCAGGAAGCCATCCGGCTGAAACCGGACGATGCAGACCCGTGGGTCAACCTGGGCACTTTCTACAGCAGTCTTGGACAATACGACGAGGAGGTTAGCGCCTTGCAGGAAGCCATCCGGTTGAAACCGGACCATGCAGACACGTGGTACAACTTGGGCACTGCCTACGGCAGCCATGGACAATACGACAAGGAGGTTAGCGCCTTGCGGGAAGCCATCCGGTTGAAACCAGACCATGCAGACGCATGGGTGAACTTGGGTACCGCCTACCGCCGCCTTGGACAATTCGACAAGGCGATCAGCGCAACTCAGGACGCCATCCGGCTGAAACCGGACGATGCAGAGGCGTGGTACAACTTGGGCCTCTATTACAATCAGAATGGCCAGCGATCGGATGTCGTCAAGGTTTACGAGAAGCTGAAAACCCTCGATCCCAAGACGGCCGACAAGTTCTTTCAGAAGGTGGTTCTGCCTTGA
- a CDS encoding type II toxin-antitoxin system HicB family antitoxin produces the protein MTFLVELEQEEDGRWIAEVAELPGVLAYGGTPQEARAKVQALALRVVADRLERDEISPELKR, from the coding sequence ATGACTTTTTTGGTTGAGCTGGAACAAGAGGAAGATGGACGCTGGATAGCAGAGGTTGCAGAACTCCCTGGCGTCTTGGCCTATGGTGGGACTCCACAAGAGGCTCGTGCGAAAGTGCAAGCCCTGGCCCTTCGCGTGGTGGCTGACCGGCTTGAGCGTGATGAAATTTCCCCTGAATTAAAGAGATAG
- a CDS encoding HigA family addiction module antidote protein, which yields MPMKNPPHPGDFIRTEIIEPAGLSVTAAAAALHVSRPALSSLLNAKADLSGNMALRIEKAFGVKMDTLMRMQASYDIAQTRKRENQIHVRRIQPLSNVHQ from the coding sequence ATGCCTATGAAGAACCCGCCCCATCCCGGAGATTTCATTCGGACGGAGATTATCGAGCCCGCGGGGCTTTCGGTGACGGCGGCGGCGGCCGCGCTTCATGTTTCCCGGCCCGCGCTCTCCAGCCTGCTCAACGCCAAGGCTGACCTTTCCGGGAACATGGCACTCCGTATCGAGAAAGCCTTTGGAGTGAAGATGGACACGCTCATGCGAATGCAAGCCTCTTACGACATCGCTCAAACCCGTAAACGCGAGAACCAAATCCATGTGCGGCGCATTCAACCGCTGTCGAACGTTCACCAATGA
- a CDS encoding type II toxin-antitoxin system RelE/ParE family toxin: MKIRNFVHKGLKRLYAEDSARSVPTDTVEKLRKMLAFLDDMQDPQELRSLPAWKVHTLTGDRKDTWSLSVTRNRRLTFRIDIAEREICDLNLEDYH; this comes from the coding sequence GTGAAAATACGGAACTTTGTCCATAAGGGCCTGAAGAGGCTCTACGCGGAAGACAGCGCCAGGAGCGTTCCAACCGATACGGTGGAAAAGCTTCGCAAGATGCTGGCGTTTCTCGATGACATGCAAGACCCCCAGGAATTACGCTCGCTGCCGGCGTGGAAGGTGCACACTCTTACTGGTGACCGCAAGGACACATGGAGCCTCAGCGTCACCCGCAATCGCCGCTTAACGTTCCGGATCGACATTGCAGAACGCGAAATCTGCGACTTGAATTTGGAAGACTATCACTAA